Proteins co-encoded in one Dyadobacter sp. CECT 9275 genomic window:
- a CDS encoding ORF6N domain-containing protein produces the protein MEIRNLIYSIRGKQVMLDSDLASLYEVETKNLNKAVKRNIERFPASFCFQLTEEEVENLRFQIGTSSLSYGGRRYLPYVFTEQGVAMASAILRSDIAVKVSVEIMEAFVEMRRTIISNASLFHRLDKIELKQLDTDQKFEAIFKAMGSDKLHSEKGIFYNGQIFDAYTFVSDIIRSAKSSIILLDNYVDDTVLTLLGKRNNNVTATIYTKNISNQLRLDVQRYNSQYPPIEIEFFSDAHDRFLIIDDTDLYHIGASLKDLGKKWFAFSRMDIEVGRMLQILNNQ, from the coding sequence ATGGAAATCAGAAATCTGATTTACTCCATACGTGGAAAGCAAGTGATGCTGGATAGCGACCTCGCTTCCTTATACGAGGTGGAAACAAAGAACCTCAACAAAGCCGTAAAAAGAAATATTGAAAGGTTTCCTGCTTCTTTTTGTTTTCAACTGACCGAAGAGGAAGTTGAAAACTTGAGGTTCCAAATTGGAACCTCAAGTTTGAGCTACGGAGGAAGACGTTATTTGCCTTATGTTTTTACAGAACAAGGGGTTGCAATGGCTTCTGCCATATTGCGTTCAGATATTGCCGTTAAAGTCAGTGTTGAAATTATGGAAGCATTTGTAGAAATGCGTAGAACGATTATCAGCAACGCTTCTTTGTTTCATCGTTTGGACAAAATTGAGCTAAAGCAATTAGACACTGACCAAAAATTTGAAGCCATTTTTAAGGCGATGGGAAGCGACAAGCTCCACAGCGAAAAAGGTATTTTCTACAACGGGCAAATTTTTGATGCCTATACCTTTGTATCGGATATTATCCGGAGTGCTAAAAGCTCCATTATCCTGTTGGATAATTATGTCGATGACACGGTACTGACCTTATTGGGCAAACGGAATAATAATGTAACTGCAACTATCTATACCAAAAACATCAGCAATCAGTTACGGCTGGATGTGCAACGGTACAACAGCCAATATCCCCCGATTGAAATTGAGTTTTTTTCCGATGCTCACGACCGCTTTTTAATTATTGACGATACAGATCTTTACCATATCGGAGCATCACTGAAAGATCTGGGCAAAAAATGGTTTGCCTTTTCAAGAATGGATATTGAGGTTGGCAGGATGCTACAAATATTAAATAACCAATAA
- a CDS encoding DUF1896 domain-containing protein: MDTQQKDLSYFRLRLQELLNTSFPEIANDQKFIEERSLWTANAYEGAFRSGNTIEQCNEIANYILFEGLYFSKFDTVFQVVCNEFDTIMADEELRPFALKMSPVCEVVFSNYELTDDFAYGYEFDLLYTEITGTIAIWITENGLQ; the protein is encoded by the coding sequence ATGGATACACAGCAAAAAGACCTATCGTATTTCAGGTTACGACTGCAAGAATTATTAAACACCAGCTTTCCCGAAATAGCAAACGACCAGAAATTTATTGAGGAACGTTCCTTGTGGACTGCCAATGCCTATGAGGGTGCTTTCCGTTCAGGAAATACTATTGAGCAATGCAACGAAATAGCCAATTACATACTTTTTGAGGGCTTATATTTCTCTAAATTCGATACCGTTTTTCAGGTGGTCTGTAATGAGTTTGATACCATAATGGCAGATGAGGAATTACGCCCATTTGCCCTGAAAATGTCCCCTGTATGTGAGGTCGTTTTTTCCAACTATGAACTAACCGATGATTTCGCATACGGTTATGAGTTTGACCTACTCTATACCGAAATAACCGGAACCATCGCAATATGGATAACGGAAAATGGGCTTCAGTAA
- a CDS encoding N-6 DNA methylase, with the protein MGFSKKQHLQQNIDALRIAFKLEKEKRQATVGERLLMMQYSGFGGLKFVLNPIANEIDINNWRKTEHDLFPLTQELHQLLNENSEDEKQYRRYVDSMKSSVLTAFYTPPQIIDSISETLRESGLNIQKFLEPSAGIGSFIQSFSENQKASVTAYEKDLLTGKILKQLYPESNIRVSGFEEIPEKEQNSYDVIASNIPFGDTSIFDLSYSRSKDTAKVQASRSIHNYFFLKGADMLREGGLLTYITSQGILNSPKNEPIRRALMQDNNLVSVIRLPNNLFTEYAGTEVGSDLIILQKNTAKQSLTEREDLFCQSNRTEYDTPSNALFQDSTRIVHTNRKLDTDPYGQPALIYTHKDGVAGIAKDLKQMLSEDFGMHLNLKLYKGERNDEPIIQITATPKVTPPIVEPVTIQPEIQPLSINRESPQELKQLSIFDLFENAGEPLMVLAPPKTTTQSKRQSTKKSSRAIGRQIDLFNVMQQTYTSPVTNRITNESTLNNEKKQEAIGDLFSGINGIGQAVKPVIPDTIPEPAPYSGELQPFYRNDCLVVDNGWVGHLQDVDTSDGTAVFNPLQLPLLQKARAEAYIGVRDVYQELYNKEAKFKTEYKEERENFNRLYDVFVKRYGNLNSADNAKLIKTDSSGKEIPYLERVVGGVVHKADIFSRPVSFSTVTIATDNPEEALVASLNKYGSVDLDYMSEISGMTDDTLKEALHGRIFYNPLQKEYEISERWIAGNVVEKAQEVKAYLQNNPEDSEAKASLTVLEEARPRRIEFEELDFNLGERWIPTGIYARFASHLFDAEVAIHYSESSDDFSVKCHQGNLHIWEKYAVKAESRTFDGIALIKHALVNTTPDITKKIRIGDQEVKVRDMEAIQMANTKIDEIRTAFTDWLHAQSDEFKNRLTDQYNDTFNCFVRPNYDGTHQDFPGLDRKALGIEDLYSSQKDTVWMIKLNNGAICDHEVGAGKTLVMCTAAQEMKRLGLAHKPMVIGLKSNVHEIAEAYRTAYPHAKILFPGKEDFTPQKRLRIFGDIKNNDWDCVVLTHDQFGMIPQSPEIQKEILEIELDSVGRNLDALQSQGKEVTRGMLAGVIKRKENLEVKLKTLQHDIENRKDDVVDFKMMGIDHLFVDESHQFKNLMFNTRHTRVAGLGNVDGSQKAMNLLFAIRTIQERTNADMGATFLSGTTISNSLTELYLLFKYLRPRAMEKQGIHSFDAWAAIYSRKTTDYEFSVANNIVAKERFRYFIKMPELAQFYSEITDYRTAKDIGIDRPNKNEVLYNIPPTPDQSAFIQNLMLFAKTGDATLLGREPLSQNEEKAKMLIATDYARKMSLDMRMVSGIYEDHPDNKASHCAANIAKYFNQYNAQKGTQFVFSDLGTYKPNQWNVYSEIKRKLVEDHGIPANEVRFIQEAKSDKQRKELIKGMNEGKIRVLFGSTSMLGTGVNAQKRAVAIHHLDTPWRPSDLAQRDGRAVRKGNEIAKHFADNKVDVIIYAVEKSLDSYKFNLLYNKQLFIDQLKNNNLGKRTIDEGSMDEKSGMNFSEYVAILSGNTDLLDKAKLEKQIGGLESEKQAFNRSKFSAKYKLQDFTGLLESSQSRFNRMSLDWENLQGRIQKRSDGTITNPVLLDGLSPNADIKQIGAKLSQLVDKARTGGQYEEIGTLYGFTLLVKTEISEKEGVDIRANRFLVQGEGNIKYTFNNGLMAKDPETASMNFLRALEKLPSYIDQEEKKIAEIQKDLPVLQELVGCTWSKESRLSELKTELAAVERKIQLSITPEPKEEAVEQTEKQKETPNNSENYVRTKGIHLPRGVL; encoded by the coding sequence ATGGGCTTCAGTAAAAAGCAACATCTCCAACAGAACATTGATGCCCTGCGAATTGCTTTTAAACTGGAAAAGGAGAAACGCCAAGCCACCGTAGGCGAAAGACTGCTAATGATGCAATACAGCGGATTTGGCGGTCTTAAATTCGTGCTGAACCCCATAGCGAACGAAATAGACATCAATAATTGGAGAAAAACAGAACACGATCTTTTTCCACTAACGCAGGAACTCCACCAGCTACTCAACGAAAATTCCGAAGACGAAAAGCAATACCGCAGGTATGTGGATAGTATGAAAAGCTCTGTACTGACGGCTTTTTATACACCGCCCCAGATTATAGATTCGATTTCCGAAACATTGCGTGAAAGCGGTCTGAATATTCAAAAATTCCTCGAACCCTCCGCAGGTATCGGCTCATTCATACAATCCTTTTCAGAAAATCAAAAAGCCAGTGTTACAGCCTATGAAAAGGATTTGCTCACAGGCAAGATTTTAAAACAGCTTTATCCCGAAAGCAATATCCGTGTAAGTGGTTTTGAGGAAATACCCGAAAAGGAACAAAACAGCTATGATGTAATTGCCAGCAATATTCCTTTTGGCGACACTTCGATATTTGACCTTTCCTATTCCCGAAGTAAAGACACGGCAAAAGTACAGGCATCCCGAAGCATACATAATTACTTCTTTCTGAAAGGTGCTGATATGCTCCGTGAGGGAGGTTTACTGACTTACATTACTTCACAGGGTATTCTCAATAGCCCAAAGAATGAACCGATACGCAGGGCTTTGATGCAGGATAACAATTTGGTTTCGGTTATCCGATTGCCCAACAACCTGTTTACAGAATATGCAGGTACGGAGGTTGGCAGTGATTTGATTATACTGCAAAAGAACACAGCAAAACAAAGTCTGACCGAAAGGGAAGATCTGTTTTGCCAAAGCAACCGAACGGAATACGATACTCCAAGCAATGCACTCTTTCAGGACAGCACAAGGATTGTGCATACCAACCGTAAATTAGATACAGACCCTTATGGACAACCTGCACTAATTTATACACACAAAGACGGCGTTGCTGGAATTGCTAAAGACCTCAAACAAATGCTTTCCGAAGATTTTGGCATGCATCTGAATTTGAAGCTATACAAAGGCGAACGGAACGATGAGCCTATAATACAAATTACCGCTACTCCAAAAGTAACACCTCCAATTGTCGAGCCTGTAACCATTCAGCCGGAAATACAACCTTTATCAATCAATCGGGAAAGCCCGCAGGAATTAAAACAATTAAGCATTTTTGACCTGTTTGAAAATGCGGGCGAACCTTTAATGGTTCTTGCTCCACCCAAAACAACGACACAATCCAAAAGACAAAGTACTAAAAAAAGTAGCCGTGCAATAGGTCGCCAAATCGACCTGTTCAATGTGATGCAACAAACTTATACATCTCCAGTTACAAATAGAATTACTAACGAAAGCACATTAAACAATGAAAAAAAACAGGAAGCTATCGGCGACCTGTTTTCAGGTATCAACGGGATCGGCCAAGCTGTTAAGCCAGTCATTCCCGACACCATTCCCGAACCTGCTCCTTATAGTGGCGAACTGCAACCGTTCTACCGTAACGATTGTCTTGTGGTGGATAATGGTTGGGTAGGTCATCTGCAAGATGTAGATACTTCAGACGGTACGGCTGTTTTCAACCCTTTGCAATTACCACTTCTGCAAAAAGCAAGAGCAGAAGCGTATATCGGAGTGCGTGATGTTTACCAAGAGCTTTATAATAAAGAGGCGAAGTTTAAGACCGAATACAAGGAAGAAAGAGAAAACTTTAACCGTTTATACGATGTTTTTGTCAAAAGATACGGTAATCTCAATAGTGCCGATAATGCCAAATTGATTAAAACAGACAGTTCCGGCAAGGAAATCCCTTATTTGGAGCGTGTTGTTGGTGGCGTAGTACACAAAGCGGATATATTCAGCCGTCCTGTAAGTTTTTCTACGGTAACAATAGCAACAGACAATCCCGAAGAAGCATTAGTAGCTTCACTGAACAAATACGGAAGCGTGGATTTGGACTATATGTCCGAAATCAGCGGTATGACAGATGATACTTTGAAAGAAGCCTTACACGGTCGTATTTTCTACAATCCTTTACAAAAGGAATATGAAATATCCGAACGCTGGATTGCAGGTAACGTAGTGGAAAAAGCCCAGGAGGTCAAAGCCTACCTCCAAAATAATCCCGAAGATAGCGAAGCCAAAGCAAGCCTTACGGTTTTAGAAGAAGCCAGACCAAGACGTATCGAATTTGAGGAACTGGATTTTAATTTGGGCGAACGCTGGATACCCACAGGCATTTATGCCCGTTTTGCTTCACATCTTTTTGATGCAGAAGTAGCTATTCATTATTCAGAAAGCTCCGATGACTTTTCCGTAAAGTGTCATCAGGGGAATTTACATATATGGGAAAAATACGCTGTCAAAGCAGAGAGCAGAACGTTTGACGGAATTGCCCTGATCAAACACGCTCTTGTCAATACCACACCAGACATTACCAAAAAAATTAGGATTGGCGACCAAGAGGTCAAGGTGCGGGATATGGAAGCTATACAAATGGCGAACACAAAGATTGATGAAATCCGTACCGCTTTTACCGATTGGCTTCACGCCCAAAGCGATGAGTTTAAAAACAGGCTGACCGACCAATACAACGATACGTTTAACTGTTTTGTTCGACCGAACTATGACGGAACACATCAGGATTTTCCGGGATTAGACCGTAAGGCATTGGGTATTGAAGACCTGTATTCAAGCCAAAAGGATACCGTTTGGATGATAAAGCTGAATAACGGTGCTATCTGCGACCACGAAGTAGGTGCAGGAAAGACGTTGGTAATGTGTACCGCAGCACAGGAAATGAAACGTTTGGGATTAGCCCACAAGCCAATGGTTATAGGACTGAAAAGCAATGTTCACGAAATTGCCGAAGCCTACCGTACTGCCTATCCACACGCTAAAATTCTGTTTCCAGGCAAAGAAGATTTTACACCACAAAAACGGTTGCGGATTTTTGGGGATATTAAAAACAACGATTGGGATTGTGTTGTTCTGACACACGACCAATTCGGTATGATACCGCAGTCGCCCGAAATACAAAAAGAAATTCTCGAAATTGAATTGGATAGCGTTGGGCGAAACCTTGATGCGCTGCAATCGCAAGGCAAGGAAGTTACCAGAGGTATGCTTGCCGGAGTAATCAAGCGGAAAGAAAACCTCGAAGTCAAACTCAAAACCCTGCAACACGATATTGAAAACCGCAAAGATGATGTGGTGGATTTTAAGATGATGGGCATTGACCATTTGTTTGTGGACGAAAGCCACCAATTCAAAAACCTAATGTTCAACACAAGGCATACAAGGGTTGCCGGATTGGGCAATGTGGATGGAAGCCAAAAGGCAATGAACCTGCTTTTTGCCATCCGTACCATTCAGGAACGTACAAATGCGGATATGGGAGCAACCTTTCTATCGGGAACTACTATTAGCAACTCATTAACGGAACTGTACTTGCTGTTCAAATACCTGCGACCAAGAGCAATGGAAAAACAGGGCATTCATTCTTTTGATGCGTGGGCAGCAATCTATTCAAGGAAAACGACCGATTATGAGTTTTCAGTTGCTAACAATATCGTAGCCAAAGAGCGTTTTCGATACTTCATCAAAATGCCGGAACTTGCACAGTTTTACTCGGAAATCACGGATTACCGAACGGCAAAGGATATAGGCATTGACCGCCCGAATAAGAACGAGGTACTTTATAACATACCGCCTACGCCTGACCAGTCAGCATTTATCCAAAATCTAATGCTGTTTGCCAAAACGGGTGATGCTACCTTATTAGGAAGAGAACCTTTATCACAAAATGAAGAAAAAGCAAAGATGCTCATCGCTACGGACTATGCCCGTAAGATGTCGCTTGATATGCGTATGGTAAGCGGTATATACGAAGACCACCCCGATAATAAGGCTTCGCATTGTGCGGCAAACATCGCCAAGTATTTCAACCAATACAATGCACAAAAAGGAACGCAGTTCGTTTTCTCTGATTTGGGAACATACAAGCCGAACCAATGGAATGTGTACTCCGAAATCAAACGCAAGCTCGTGGAAGACCACGGCATACCCGCAAACGAGGTCCGGTTTATACAGGAAGCCAAAAGTGACAAACAACGCAAGGAACTTATAAAGGGGATGAACGAGGGTAAAATTCGTGTGCTGTTTGGTTCAACGAGTATGCTAGGCACAGGTGTGAACGCTCAGAAAAGAGCCGTTGCCATTCATCATCTTGATACGCCGTGGCGACCAAGCGACCTTGCTCAAAGGGACGGCAGGGCTGTCCGAAAAGGCAATGAAATTGCGAAACATTTTGCAGACAACAAAGTAGATGTAATTATCTATGCCGTAGAAAAATCATTAGATAGCTACAAGTTTAACCTGCTATACAATAAGCAACTTTTTATAGACCAGTTAAAAAACAACAATCTCGGCAAACGAACGATTGATGAAGGCAGTATGGATGAAAAATCAGGAATGAATTTTTCGGAATATGTGGCTATCCTGTCGGGAAATACCGATTTGTTGGATAAAGCCAAGTTAGAAAAACAGATTGGAGGACTGGAAAGCGAGAAACAGGCGTTCAACCGTTCTAAGTTCAGTGCCAAATACAAGTTGCAAGATTTTACGGGATTACTGGAAAGTTCGCAATCTCGTTTTAACCGAATGAGTCTTGATTGGGAAAATTTACAAGGGCGCATACAAAAGCGTTCGGACGGTACTATTACAAACCCTGTTTTACTGGACGGCTTATCGCCCAATGCGGATATAAAACAAATCGGTGCAAAGCTCAGCCAGCTTGTGGACAAAGCCCGCACTGGAGGTCAGTATGAAGAAATTGGCACGTTGTACGGATTTACGCTGTTGGTCAAAACCGAAATATCCGAAAAAGAGGGTGTGGATATAAGGGCAAACCGATTTTTGGTACAGGGCGAGGGCAATATCAAATACACGTTCAATAACGGTTTAATGGCAAAAGACCCCGAAACCGCTTCAATGAATTTTTTAAGGGCATTGGAAAAATTGCCCAGCTATATAGACCAAGAAGAAAAAAAGATTGCCGAAATTCAAAAAGACTTGCCTGTACTTCAGGAATTGGTGGGTTGTACGTGGTCTAAAGAAAGTAGATTGAGCGAACTTAAAACAGAATTGGCTGCAGTTGAACGGAAGATACAGTTGTCTATCACGCCGGAGCCTAAAGAAGAAGCTGTGGAGCAGACTGAAAAACAGAAAGAAACTCCAAACAATTCGGAGAATTATGTACGGACAAAAGGTATTCATTTACCCAGAGGAGTATTGTGA
- the mobC gene encoding conjugal transfer protein MobC encodes MQGEDDLRGLAKIMAFMRAVSILLVLMHLYWFCYGFFIERGWTLEVINKILGNFQRTVGLFSDTLYTKLFALVLLALSCLGTKGVKDEKITWTKIYIALAIGFVLFFLNTPLLKLSIITATILYILTTGLGYIALMVAGVWMSRLLRTNLMDDVFNNENESFQQETKLMENEYSVNLPTKFYYKGKWNNGWINIVNPFRATIVLGTPGSGKSYAIINNYIKQQIEKGFSMYIYDFKFDDLSTIAYNHLLKHRDKYKVQPKFYVINFDDPRKSHRCNPLNPDFMTDISDAYEAAYTIMLNLNRSWIQKQGDFFVESPIILLAAIIWYLKIYEDGKYCTFPHAIELLNKKYSDVFTILTSYPDLENYLSPFMDAWQSGAQDQLQGQIASAKIPLSRMISPQLYWVMTGDDFSLDINNPAAPKILCVGNNPDRQNIYSAALGLYNSRIVKLINKKGQLKSSVIIDELPTIYFRGLDNLIATARSNKVAVCLGFQDFSQLTRDYGDKESKVIQNTVGNIFSGQVVGETAKSLSERFGKVLQKRQSLTINRNDKSTSISTQLDSLIPASKISTLTQGIFVGAVSDNFDERIEQKIFHSEIVVDNEKVASETKDYQKLPQILSFVDAQGEDRMKQEIEANYKQIKRDIVLMIESELERIKNDPDLQHLVQKE; translated from the coding sequence ATGCAGGGAGAAGATGATTTAAGAGGACTTGCCAAGATTATGGCATTTATGCGGGCAGTAAGTATCCTTTTGGTACTGATGCACCTTTATTGGTTCTGCTACGGTTTCTTTATAGAACGTGGCTGGACTTTAGAAGTAATCAACAAAATATTAGGCAACTTTCAGCGTACCGTTGGACTGTTTTCGGATACCTTATATACCAAACTATTTGCTTTGGTATTATTAGCATTAAGCTGTTTGGGTACAAAGGGGGTTAAAGACGAGAAGATAACCTGGACTAAAATTTATATTGCTTTGGCGATTGGCTTTGTTCTGTTTTTTCTGAACACACCTTTATTAAAGCTATCAATAATTACCGCCACAATCCTTTATATCCTTACCACAGGTTTAGGTTATATCGCTTTAATGGTAGCCGGAGTTTGGATGAGCCGATTGCTCCGCACCAACCTAATGGACGATGTTTTCAATAATGAAAACGAGAGTTTCCAACAGGAAACCAAATTGATGGAAAACGAATATTCTGTCAATCTTCCCACAAAATTTTATTACAAAGGCAAATGGAACAATGGCTGGATTAATATAGTCAATCCTTTTCGGGCAACGATTGTTTTGGGAACTCCAGGTTCAGGAAAATCGTATGCGATTATCAATAATTACATCAAACAACAGATTGAGAAAGGTTTCAGTATGTATATCTACGATTTCAAGTTTGACGACCTTTCTACCATTGCTTATAACCATTTATTAAAGCATCGGGATAAGTATAAAGTACAACCCAAATTTTACGTCATTAACTTTGACGACCCACGCAAGAGCCATCGTTGTAATCCGCTTAATCCTGATTTTATGACGGACATTTCCGATGCTTACGAAGCAGCTTATACCATAATGCTGAACCTCAACAGGTCTTGGATACAGAAACAGGGCGATTTTTTCGTAGAAAGCCCAATTATCCTATTAGCAGCCATTATTTGGTATCTGAAAATCTATGAGGATGGTAAATATTGTACATTCCCACACGCCATTGAATTACTGAATAAAAAGTATTCGGACGTATTTACTATTTTAACATCCTATCCCGATTTGGAAAACTATCTGTCGCCTTTTATGGATGCGTGGCAAAGCGGAGCACAAGACCAATTACAGGGACAGATTGCATCGGCAAAAATTCCTTTGTCAAGAATGATTAGCCCGCAGTTGTATTGGGTAATGACGGGCGATGATTTTTCATTAGACATTAACAACCCAGCAGCACCTAAAATTTTGTGCGTTGGTAACAATCCCGACCGCCAGAATATTTACTCCGCAGCATTGGGATTGTACAATTCAAGAATTGTAAAGCTCATTAACAAAAAGGGGCAATTAAAGAGTTCCGTTATTATAGACGAGTTACCCACCATTTACTTCAGAGGATTGGATAATCTTATCGCAACTGCCCGTAGTAATAAGGTAGCAGTTTGTTTGGGTTTTCAGGATTTCTCCCAATTAACAAGGGATTACGGCGACAAGGAAAGCAAAGTTATTCAAAATACGGTAGGTAATATTTTTAGCGGTCAGGTTGTTGGAGAAACAGCAAAAAGCCTTTCGGAACGTTTTGGAAAAGTATTGCAGAAGCGTCAGAGCTTGACCATTAACCGTAACGATAAATCCACTTCCATATCCACACAATTAGATAGCCTTATTCCGGCTTCCAAAATTTCAACGCTAACGCAAGGTATCTTTGTTGGTGCTGTATCGGATAATTTTGACGAGCGTATTGAGCAGAAGATTTTCCATTCTGAAATTGTAGTGGATAATGAAAAGGTTGCATCCGAAACAAAAGACTATCAGAAGTTACCGCAAATTTTATCCTTTGTAGATGCACAAGGAGAAGACAGGATGAAACAAGAAATTGAAGCAAATTATAAGCAGATAAAACGAGACATTGTTCTGATGATAGAAAGTGAATTGGAGCGAATTAAAAACGACCCCGATCTGCAACATTTGGTACAAAAAGAATAA
- the mobB gene encoding conjugal transfer protein MobB: MIAKIGRSVNLYGALAYNQLKVENENGQILFANKMIETANGHYSVAQLAQSFAPYLIANRNTEKHTLHISLNPDPKDKVNDDKYREMAEEYMREMGYGEQPFVVFKHTDIDRNHIHIVSVCVDEEGKKISDKFEKMRSMNLCRELERKHGLISATDKEHKPNDKIFRPVDYRTGDMKSQIASVVRHLPNYYQYQTLGEYNALLSLFNITTEKVEGELQEQLRQGLLYIPLNKKGERAGHPFKASLFGKSAGLPTLELHFTKCKAALKDHPTKPTIKAAITIALKSTSDEQAFKKQLGEQGINVVVRRNDTERIYGITFIDHNSKTVWNGSRLGKELSANTFNDYWNNNIKPDIKEPVELQSKISRPNDADLPAEEPHHLFDFLNTTEKHEDGLIEALGGLLPETQSEDYEEQDFANRMKKKRNRKRGQK, encoded by the coding sequence ATGATAGCAAAAATCGGAAGAAGCGTAAATTTATACGGTGCATTGGCATACAATCAGCTCAAAGTAGAGAATGAAAACGGACAGATTTTGTTTGCCAATAAGATGATTGAAACCGCTAACGGTCATTATTCCGTTGCTCAATTAGCCCAATCTTTTGCTCCTTACCTGATAGCCAACCGCAATACCGAGAAACATACGTTGCATATTTCGCTCAATCCCGACCCGAAAGATAAGGTAAACGATGACAAGTACAGGGAAATGGCGGAAGAATATATGCGGGAAATGGGTTACGGCGAACAGCCTTTTGTGGTATTCAAACACACGGATATTGACCGCAATCATATCCATATTGTATCCGTTTGCGTGGACGAAGAGGGTAAAAAGATTTCGGATAAATTCGAGAAAATGCGGTCTATGAATCTATGCCGTGAACTGGAAAGGAAACACGGATTAATATCCGCAACAGATAAAGAACATAAGCCGAACGACAAAATTTTTCGTCCGGTAGATTATCGGACAGGCGATATGAAAAGTCAGATAGCTTCAGTAGTCCGACACCTGCCCAACTATTATCAATACCAAACGTTGGGAGAATACAACGCTTTGCTTTCGCTGTTCAATATTACCACCGAAAAAGTGGAGGGCGAATTGCAGGAGCAACTACGGCAGGGTTTACTGTACATTCCTTTAAATAAAAAAGGAGAAAGAGCAGGACATCCGTTCAAGGCTTCTCTGTTCGGAAAAAGTGCAGGACTTCCGACTTTGGAATTGCATTTTACGAAATGCAAAGCCGCTTTGAAAGACCACCCTACAAAGCCAACTATTAAAGCGGCCATTACCATTGCCCTGAAATCAACAAGTGATGAGCAGGCTTTTAAAAAACAGTTAGGCGAACAGGGCATCAATGTAGTGGTACGTAGAAATGACACAGAACGTATTTACGGAATAACTTTTATAGACCACAATTCTAAGACCGTTTGGAACGGTTCACGCTTGGGCAAAGAACTTTCTGCCAATACTTTTAATGATTATTGGAACAATAATATCAAACCCGACATTAAAGAGCCTGTTGAACTACAATCGAAAATATCAAGACCAAATGATGCAGATCTTCCTGCGGAAGAACCTCACCATTTGTTCGACTTCCTAAATACTACTGAAAAACACGAAGACGGTTTGATTGAAGCATTAGGCGGTTTATTGCCCGAAACACAGAGCGAAGATTACGAGGAACAGGATTTTGCCAATAGAATGAAGAAGAAAAGAAATCGCAAAAGAGGTCAGAAATAG
- the mobA gene encoding conjugal transfer protein MobA, with product MNNNQKQNKGGRTPKTDPSIHRHVFRLTDEENAKLLSLFEASGMPNKAKFIISLLFSKEMKSVKIDKGTVDFYMRLTSFHSQFRSVGVNYNQIVKLLYKHFSEKKAAAFLYKLEKQTAEMAMLCQKIIQINEEFEAKHLKKQS from the coding sequence ATGAACAATAATCAAAAACAGAATAAGGGCGGACGGACACCAAAAACCGACCCGAGCATCCACCGCCACGTTTTCCGTCTTACAGACGAAGAAAATGCCAAACTTCTATCGCTTTTTGAAGCATCGGGAATGCCCAATAAAGCAAAATTTATAATTTCCCTGCTGTTCAGTAAGGAAATGAAATCGGTTAAAATTGATAAAGGAACGGTTGATTTTTATATGCGATTGACTTCTTTTCACAGTCAATTCCGCTCCGTAGGTGTTAATTACAACCAGATTGTAAAGTTGTTGTACAAGCATTTTTCTGAAAAAAAAGCCGCTGCGTTCCTTTACAAATTGGAAAAACAGACGGCTGAAATGGCGATGCTATGTCAAAAAATCATTCAGATAAACGAAGAATTTGAAGCAAAACATTTGAAAAAACAGTCTTAG